ACTTGTGCATTAACTGGTGCGTCGCATCAGTAGAACCCTTCTGAACATAAGCCTTCCAAGCATCAGGATTCTTACCATAATCACTAGCCCTCAAAGCCTCCTCATACTTATCACCAAGCAAATACTCCATAGGGACTATACTTAAGAACGGATCCACTAGGATATTTAATATTCCCGCATAAGGGTGTGGTAGTACTAGTTTGAATACTCCTGCTGTTTTTCCTTTGTATCCGAAGAAGTCTAGTAGTTCTTGTAGGGATTTGACTTCTTTAGTCTTCCCGTGGTATTCTGCAATGAGTGGGTGGCTCTTTAAGTATTCATCAAACTCCTCCTCTGTCAAGGCTTGTGAGGCTGACACATTCATGAAGGTCTTGACCATCCAGCTGACGGAGTGTCCTAATCTGGCAACGCGCCAGAAGCTGAAGAGGACGTCAACAGCATCAATCGGATAAGTCTTGTCATGCCATGGATCATAAGCCTTCACACCACCCCTAATCACAAAGTACCACTCAGTACCCTCCTTATTGTGAGCCCAAGCCACCGCCAAATCAGGAGAAACCTCCTTAGTCTCCCCCTTCCAATAAGTAACTAAAGTATCACCAATTTGATGCCAAATGGCCCAGCTAAATTCTTCGTAACTCCATGCCGGATCAAAGCTCTCCGGCCATCCAATCGTTGCAATTACAAGTGTTTCTGGATCGTTCTTGTAGTCTCCAATTCCAGTGGGTACTACTGGGGCATTCTTATCCTCCCAGAGGAGGTCGTATCTCTCCGCGAGAGTTGGATGGAAGTACCTACCCTTAACCCAACTCCAGTAAACACGAAGTTGCTTATTTTGGCCAAGTGGTACCTCTGGGACGTAGTAGTTTCCTAGGATGTAGAGGGCCTTGAATATCTCTGTTCTTATTTCTGGATTAGTCTCCCTCCTCGCAGCAATAACAAGAGCATCAACATTAGTATTCCTAAAGAAAGCAGGATTTATAATGCCAAACCCTTGTCCTTTTTCCATGAGTTCTTTTATTGAGGGAGTATTCTTTTCGTCGACGATGTATGTTATTCTTATGATTTTCTTGCCGCTTGGTATTTTAACTGTTGGTTCGGCGCCTTTTGGCCCAACAACGACTATTGCAGTGCCAGTATCAACGACTGTAACCTTACCCAACTCGAGAATAGCCTGGGTAACACCCTGGGGTTGAGGTTGAGTGGGGGTTGGCGACTGGGTTTGAGTTGGAGAACCAGTAGGAGACTGAGTTGGCGATGCCGTCTGAGTTGGTGTACCACCACCAATACAACCACTAGCCACAACACCAAGCACCAAAACACCAACCAAAAGGATACTTACTAGTCCTTTACTCATGACTTACTCACCCAGGGAATATTAGTAACAATTAGAAAAATAAAAGTTTTTGATGTTAACTTTGTATAAAAGACAAAATATAGAGTTTCGATTTTGTGTTTAATATTTTGCTATTATTGTAACATTTAGTTACATATATTTAGCAAATATTTGTGCCATTTTACCAAATTTCTAGCAACATTAATATAAATAGCAATAAAAATGGGGTCTATTTATCCATGTTAACTTGCGGTATCAGGAAAATTACTTTTCACGACATTTACCCATGTTGAGTGAAAGGCCGAACCCTTTCCATATTTCTCCACTTTTTCATCCGTTGTTAGGAAGTTCACGTTCCAACCAAGAAGCTTGGGCCAAAAGGCCTTGTAAAGGACAACGACTCCTGGAGGAACGTCCTCAGTCAACTTAACCTTCGTGACAACTCTACCTCTATCGTTGAATACGATCACCTCGTCTCCATCCCTTATTCTCCTTTCAGCAGCATCCTTGGGATTCATGTAAAGGTTTGGATCTATAATTCCGTGGGTGTTATGGTATTGACTAGTTATGGTCATCCTATGGGTCGGGCTAAGTAACCTTAGAGGATAGCTCCCCTTGAACTTCCTGTATTCGGGGAAGGGACTTAGACCTCTCCCCACGGCCCTTTGAGAATAGAACTCTATCTTTCCACTCGGCGTTTTCCACTTTCTTTCTTTTTCAGGAATCTTTACGAATCCTTTCCTCTTCAACTCCTCAAAGCTTATCCCGTTCATCTCAAGGACCTTCTTTATCACATCTTCATCGCTCTCGTACAGGTAGTGATTCTTTATCCCCAAGGCCCTTGCAATCAATCTTGTTACTTCGCTATTACTCTTTCCTGGGCCCTTGGCAACTGGCTCGTTGAGTAATACGTAGCGGTGGTAGTAGGAATCAACTATGTCCAGCCTTTCAAAGAACGTATTCGCGGGAAGAACGATATCTGAGTAAAGAGCTGTATCGGTGAGGAATATGTCGTGAGTAACAACGAAGACGTCACTTCTCTCCAATGCCTTCCTAAGCCTATTCTGGTTTGGATAACTCGCCAATGGGTTCGAGTTGTATATGTACAGGAACTTAATCCTTCCATCCTCTATAGCCTCACTTAGCTCCATTTGAGGAATCCTTGTCTCAGGTTTTGTTCTTAAGAACTTCGCCTCCGCATAGCTTTTGTCTATCGTCTTCATATCATATATGAAGCCAAATCTGTGGCCAACGAGGGCTGGAAGAATTGCTATAGCCCTAACAGCCTCTCCTCCCGCTAAAGATCTTTGGAAGCCATATCCTATGTGAATTATCCCCCTTTTCTCCGCGAACTCCCTTGCGAATTCCTTAATTCTCTCAACTCCTACTCCCGTCTCCTTACTTATGTAATCAAGTGATAAATTAATTACATAATTCTTGAATTCTTCAAAACCATAAACGTTTTTCCTCACGAAATCTTTGTCGTAAAGTTCTTCCTCTATCATGACCTTAGCAACGCCAAGTGCAAAGAGGACGTCCGTATCTGGTTTCACTTGGAAGAATTTATCACTCCTCTTTGCAGTTTCTGTTTTAACAACGTCAACGGTCCATATCTCCACTCCGCTCCTCTTAGCCAACATAAAGCCATGAATGTTCGTCCAGAATGCATTGATCCCCCAATAGACTATCAATTTATGTCTAGGAATATCCTCTGGATCGATTCCGATGGCAGTTCCGTAAATGTCCTTGAGAGCTTCCTGCCCTGCTCTATCACATATTGCTCCATCTATTAGGGAGGCATTTAAATAGTGAAACAACCTCCTCGGAAAATAGTAGTTGACAACCCCTCTATCTCCTGCGTAATTATAAACCAGCACACTTTCGCTTCCATACTCTTTTATGGTCTCCGTTATCTTTTCAGCGATAATGGAAAGTGCCTTCTCCCACGATATTTCTCTAAAATCCTCTTTCCCTCTTTTTCCTTCCCTTATCAGTGGTGTCCTTAATCTATCACTTGAATGGAACCACTTTGGAAGCAAGGCTCCCTTGGGACAGAGAAAGCCTCTTGTTATGGGATGCTCTGGATTTCCCCTCACATAAAGCTTCCCATTTCTAACTTCACTTATTATCGAACAGGTATCATAGCAATCCCTCATGCATGCTGAAAACATGATATCACCTCCCAACCTTATACCTTACAACGTATCTCCCCCTTTCAAAATCCTCCTCGCTTTCCACGATTTCAACAGGTTTTATCTTCAATCCAAAGTCCATGGCCTCCCAGGAGATGTCCTCGAAGTAATCGTATAATCCACATGTCTTGCAGAAGCTACCTTCAAATTCTATTATAACCTCATCTTCTTTTACCTCCAATATCTTTGCCTGAGCCTCACTTCCATGTAGCCTATTGAATTCTTTAATTACATAATTAAGTTTTTCCATAATCAATCCCCTCCTATGTACTCTAGGGTTTCCTCAATGAACTCGTCAAAGGCTTCTTCACTGACATTTTCAAGCTTAAAAGAGGTACTATTTCCTAGGTACCATCTTATCGCAACCTTTCCCTTGCTGGTTTCAGCTATTATTAACCCAAAGGGTAAATCTCCTGCCCAATGATGTCTATAAAAGTTTACCTTAAAACCGTGTTGAGTTAGCATTTTAAGTACGAAATTCAGGGCTTCTTCCGGTCCCCCCTCAACTTTTGCAAACCCTATAAGTGGCATATTTTTCACCTTTGGTTGGATTTTTGTCTTATATTTATTTGATTCTCGAACCTTTATAGCTTTTTCTTAGCTTCTTTTTAGTTATGAGAACCTTTTGTTCTAAACGATTTTTGGTAAACCTAATGTTTTATAAGCTCGGAATGACTAGTAGGTTTTTGACTATCCTTCAATGTATTGGAGGTGCTATTTATGAGACCCCTGGATTTAACAGAGAAGAGTGACAAAAAAGTTAAAATTTACTTCGAGGGAAAGGAATTGGAAGCTTATGAAGGAGAAAAACTCTCCGTGGCTCTTCTCGCGAATGAGGTTTACTGGTTAACAACATCGACGGAAGGTAGGAAGAGAGGGGCCTTTACCTTTGGACCAGTGCCAATGAAGGTTAATGGAGTTAGAGGCGTTGATGCTAGGAAAACGAGGGTTACGGAGGGAATGAAAGTAGAGAGACAAAGTTATCCAGAATTCCATGAAGAACCGGTCATAGAAGGGAAGGAAACAACTCAGTTTGTCGTTGATGTGGCTGTAATAGGGGGAGGCCCAGCTGGAATTGGCGCAACTCTTGAGTTGCAAGAGGACTTAACAGTAGCTTTAATAGAGGAAAAGGGGTGGCTTGGAGGGGACATGTGGTTGAAGAGTTCAAAGCAGGAGGGATTCAACGAGAGAGCCAGGAAAGCAGTGGAAGAATTAACCAGGAATATAAAGGAGGACGTTAGGGTATTCCTAGGAGCCTCTGCCCTGGGAGTTTTCGATAAGGGAGAATACTTTTTGGTTCCAGTTGTGAAGGAGAGCTCTTTAATAGAGATCATGGCGAAGAGGGTTGTGCTAGCAACTGGGGCTGTGGACAGCATAATGCTCTTTGAGAACAACGACATGCCGGGAATCTTTAGAAGAGATTTTGCGCTTGAAGTGATGAACGTTTGGGAGGTGGCTCCTGGATGGAATGTTGCCGTAACAGGAAGTAGAGCCGAAGAGGTAATCCAGGAACTAGAGAGATGGGGAATTGATTACGTTTACATTCCAAACGTGAAGCGTGCCGAAGGAGAAGAGAAAGTGGAGAAGGTTGTAGACATGAACGGTAACGAGTACAAGGTCGATGCATTGATATTCGCTGACGGTAGGAGACCGGATATAAACCCAATAACTCAGGCTGGAGGAAAGATAACATTCAGGAGAGGTTACTACGGGCCAATAATAGATGAGAAACACAGGATTAGAGAGGGGATATACGTTGCTGGAAGTGCCGTTTCTATAAAGTCTCACTATGCCAACTATCTTGAGGGGAGGCTTGTTGGTGCTTACATCTTAAGAGAGTTTGGCTTTGATGCTGAACCTTGCATCTATGAGGAGAAGCTCAAGGAATATGAGCCCGAAAGCCTGCCAATACCAAGGATACCTCTGGAGAAGTTCAACCTCGAGGATGTCCAGATATGCGGATGCGACGTTTCCCTGAAGAAAGTTGATGACGTGATAAGGAGAGGCATAACTGATCTCCAGATAATCAAGAGACTCACACACCTTGCAATGGGTTACTGCCAGGGAAGATATTGTCTCTTCAATGGAGCCCTAGTAGTTTCTCAGAGAACTGGGAAGAAACTTGGTGAGATAGATCTACCTGTGGCAAGAAGTCCCATCAAAAATGTTAGGATGGGTGTTCTCGCCAGGAGGTGATTTCATGCTTCCGGAGAAGAGTGAGGTTGTTGTTATTGGCGGTGGAATAGTTGGAGTTGCCATAGCCCATGAGCTAGCCAAAAGAGGGATCGATGTAACGGTTTTGGAGAAGAGGTTCATTGGTTCAGGATCAACTTTCCGTTGTGGGACTGGAATAAGGCAACAGTTCAATGATGAGGCAAACGTTAGGGTAATGAAAAGGTCAGTAGAACTCTGGGAAAAATATTCCAGAGAGTATAACTTCTCCTTCAGCCAGACGGGTTATCTATTCCTGCTGTACGATGAGGGAGAAGTTGAGACGTTTAAGAGGAACATAAAAATCCAGAACAAGTTTGGAGTCCCCACAAGACTGATAACTCCTGAAGAGGCCAAGGAGATAGTGCCACTGCTTGACATAAGTGAGGTAATAGCTGCTTCCTGGAACCCAACTGATGGCAAGGCTGATCCATTTGAGGCGACTACAGCATTTGCGATTAAGGCTAAAGAGTATGGAGCAAAGCTACTTGAATACACGGAGGTTAAGGGTTTCATAATAGAGAATGGTGAGATTAAGGGTGTTAAGACAAATAGAGGAATTATAAAGACCGGGATAGTCGTGAACGCGACAAATGCTTGGGCCAAACTAATAAACGCGATGGCTGGAATTAGGCTTAAGATACCTATAGAACCCTACAAGCATCAAGCGGTCATAACTCAACCGATTAAGAGAGGAACGATCAATCCAATGGTTATCTCATTTAAGTACGGACACGCTTATCTAACCCAGACCTTCCATGGTGGAATAATCGGGGGGATTGGATATGAAGTTGGGCCAACCTACGATCTAACTCCCACATATGAGTTTCTCAGGGAAGTCAGTTACTACTTCACGAAGATAATTCCAGCTTTGAAGAACCTCCTGATACTTAGGACGTGGGCTGGTTACTACGCCAAGACCCCGGACAGCAATCCGGCTATAGGAAAGATCGATGAGTTAAGTGACTATTACATAGCGGCAGGATTCTCTGGACATGGGTTCATGATGGCTCCAGCGGTTGGAGAGATGATTGCGGATCTCATTACCAGAGGGAAAACTAATTTGCCAATAGAGTGGTATGATCCATACAGGTTTGAGAGGGGGGAGTTGAGAACGGCAGCACTTCAGATGGGCTAATCTGCTGGTCTTTTATGCCATTCTTA
The window above is part of the Pyrococcus sp. NA2 genome. Proteins encoded here:
- a CDS encoding ABC transporter substrate-binding protein, which produces MSKGLVSILLVGVLVLGVVASGCIGGGTPTQTASPTQSPTGSPTQTQSPTPTQPQPQGVTQAILELGKVTVVDTGTAIVVVGPKGAEPTVKIPSGKKIIRITYIVDEKNTPSIKELMEKGQGFGIINPAFFRNTNVDALVIAARRETNPEIRTEIFKALYILGNYYVPEVPLGQNKQLRVYWSWVKGRYFHPTLAERYDLLWEDKNAPVVPTGIGDYKNDPETLVIATIGWPESFDPAWSYEEFSWAIWHQIGDTLVTYWKGETKEVSPDLAVAWAHNKEGTEWYFVIRGGVKAYDPWHDKTYPIDAVDVLFSFWRVARLGHSVSWMVKTFMNVSASQALTEEEFDEYLKSHPLIAEYHGKTKEVKSLQELLDFFGYKGKTAGVFKLVLPHPYAGILNILVDPFLSIVPMEYLLGDKYEEALRASDYGKNPDAWKAYVQKGSTDATHQLMHKYPVGTGPFYVKDYQENSYIVLEYNPHYWNATNNPGHKRVVIIINNDPVSRTQLLLTGTADLAAIPPEKIEDVEGKTLNGFKIVVEKEILRPFQTFIIFNTQRKPFDNVKVRQALAYAIPYDQIAKIVYNNLLERNWGPIPKPWPGYTEYGIIKYEYNIAKARQMLQEAGINPSDYQITLIYSADVSPWEKVMSLIQNVWSQLGFRVTINGYERPVYLSKIEHGDYDVHIMGWFPDYLDSDDWVGPFLYGVTKFKEINIEVSG
- a CDS encoding molybdopterin-dependent oxidoreductase, whose amino-acid sequence is MFSACMRDCYDTCSIISEVRNGKLYVRGNPEHPITRGFLCPKGALLPKWFHSSDRLRTPLIREGKRGKEDFREISWEKALSIIAEKITETIKEYGSESVLVYNYAGDRGVVNYYFPRRLFHYLNASLIDGAICDRAGQEALKDIYGTAIGIDPEDIPRHKLIVYWGINAFWTNIHGFMLAKRSGVEIWTVDVVKTETAKRSDKFFQVKPDTDVLFALGVAKVMIEEELYDKDFVRKNVYGFEEFKNYVINLSLDYISKETGVGVERIKEFAREFAEKRGIIHIGYGFQRSLAGGEAVRAIAILPALVGHRFGFIYDMKTIDKSYAEAKFLRTKPETRIPQMELSEAIEDGRIKFLYIYNSNPLASYPNQNRLRKALERSDVFVVTHDIFLTDTALYSDIVLPANTFFERLDIVDSYYHRYVLLNEPVAKGPGKSNSEVTRLIARALGIKNHYLYESDEDVIKKVLEMNGISFEELKRKGFVKIPEKERKWKTPSGKIEFYSQRAVGRGLSPFPEYRKFKGSYPLRLLSPTHRMTITSQYHNTHGIIDPNLYMNPKDAAERRIRDGDEVIVFNDRGRVVTKVKLTEDVPPGVVVLYKAFWPKLLGWNVNFLTTDEKVEKYGKGSAFHSTWVNVVKSNFPDTAS
- a CDS encoding FAD-dependent oxidoreductase produces the protein MRPLDLTEKSDKKVKIYFEGKELEAYEGEKLSVALLANEVYWLTTSTEGRKRGAFTFGPVPMKVNGVRGVDARKTRVTEGMKVERQSYPEFHEEPVIEGKETTQFVVDVAVIGGGPAGIGATLELQEDLTVALIEEKGWLGGDMWLKSSKQEGFNERARKAVEELTRNIKEDVRVFLGASALGVFDKGEYFLVPVVKESSLIEIMAKRVVLATGAVDSIMLFENNDMPGIFRRDFALEVMNVWEVAPGWNVAVTGSRAEEVIQELERWGIDYVYIPNVKRAEGEEKVEKVVDMNGNEYKVDALIFADGRRPDINPITQAGGKITFRRGYYGPIIDEKHRIREGIYVAGSAVSIKSHYANYLEGRLVGAYILREFGFDAEPCIYEEKLKEYEPESLPIPRIPLEKFNLEDVQICGCDVSLKKVDDVIRRGITDLQIIKRLTHLAMGYCQGRYCLFNGALVVSQRTGKKLGEIDLPVARSPIKNVRMGVLARR
- a CDS encoding FAD-binding oxidoreductase; amino-acid sequence: MLPEKSEVVVIGGGIVGVAIAHELAKRGIDVTVLEKRFIGSGSTFRCGTGIRQQFNDEANVRVMKRSVELWEKYSREYNFSFSQTGYLFLLYDEGEVETFKRNIKIQNKFGVPTRLITPEEAKEIVPLLDISEVIAASWNPTDGKADPFEATTAFAIKAKEYGAKLLEYTEVKGFIIENGEIKGVKTNRGIIKTGIVVNATNAWAKLINAMAGIRLKIPIEPYKHQAVITQPIKRGTINPMVISFKYGHAYLTQTFHGGIIGGIGYEVGPTYDLTPTYEFLREVSYYFTKIIPALKNLLILRTWAGYYAKTPDSNPAIGKIDELSDYYIAAGFSGHGFMMAPAVGEMIADLITRGKTNLPIEWYDPYRFERGELRTAALQMG